From the Cucurbita pepo subsp. pepo cultivar mu-cu-16 chromosome LG05, ASM280686v2, whole genome shotgun sequence genome, one window contains:
- the LOC111795867 gene encoding uncharacterized protein LOC111795867 isoform X1: MAFQKIELTQLYSILLWFTVYAITYCSSESSTCLMVYKEGGAPAVFQSPKCSLWKLSDYTFQSPNAPHCQIAMHQGRRKYQEDRTLCALDIRIPFPSRTGIMEVPVGIIAVFDGHNGAEASEMASKILLEYFVVHTYFLLDATYSGIFKRPINSFSNEKEHGTKFNEYNWNEEISNRDRELGRRKYLLPADFADDYHLEILKEALLRAIQDIDKTFSKEAHKNNLVSGSTATVILLADAQILVANIGDSKTFLCSEKFQSPAEAKATFLRLYKQKRYSGASRARGYGNSKPDSFDGLTHFYAKELTRDHHPDREDERSRVEIAGGHVVDWGGVPRVNGQLAISRAIGDVSFKSYGVISAPEVTDWQPLSTNDSYLVVSSDGIFEKLSSQDVCDLLWEIHNDRMSISEHSPSCSYSLAECIVSTAFERGSMDNMAAIVVPLRSAISSQRFQEGRFVVQRDSSFPISGIEKLIKEHSANSFSSNAVQLEHSHPVMSKFKRLLVEGRHNKLGCFYLSENLDEYKDYVLRTQTDEEEYLCDLPHALPESLNQPYGGSLNVYNDQSLCFHLGAKDQCFHPEGFASFIGLLESIPFHDPGSDYQLFEHPPPILRYVLKKRFGQGSYGEVWLAFHGNCQEAFTPVGENIYDSCNSSFGDANARNGRYSSNSSQAYALEDNVFIMKRVMVERGAGVYLSGLREKYFGEIFLNASTRLEDVLSTGTSNFVFEKSPWGSKDLLVKDESLSYKLGETRQFKNAFPNQFGPKSVMYEEGLNHIVRFVESFESRSNEIWLVFHYEGISLSKLIYSIEDADEEKVEQKNHVQILQPSKWWHWLKTTEAGQEEMKSLIRQLLMALKSCHDRNITHRDIKPENMVICFEDQATGKCLNGSRRGDENFSTKMRIIDFGSAIDEFTVKHLYGSAGPSRVEQTYDYTPPEALLNSSWYQEMSSATLKYDMWSVGVVMLELILGSPNVFQVGDLTRVLLDQHLEGWNEGLKQLAYKLRSFMELCILIPGSPSKSYKKNVHQGGSPASWKCSEEVFAHQIKSRDPLKLGFPNVWALRLVRNLLQWNPEDRLNVDDALRHPYFLPFPK; encoded by the exons ATGGCTTTTCAGAAGATCGAACTAACCCAATTATATTCGATTCTTCTATGGTTTACTGTGTACGCGATAACGTACTGCTCTTCGGAATCGTCGACGTGCTTGATGGTGTACAAGGAAGGCGGCGCTCCCGCGGTATTTCAGTCCCCGAAATGTTCTCTCTGGAAGCTCTCTGACTACACTTTTCAATCTCCCAACGCCCCCCATTGTCAAATTGCAATGCATCAGGGTCGACGAAAGTATCAGGAGGATCGCACTCTCTGTGCTCTAGATATTCGAATTCCCTTCCCAA GTAGAACAGGTATTATGGAGGTCCCTGTGGGAATCATAGCAGTTTTTGATGGTCATAATGGAGCTGAAGCTAGTGAGATGGCTTCAAAGATATTGTTGGAGTATTTTGTGGTGCatacttattttcttcttgatGCCACTTATTCTGGAATTTTCAAGAGACCCATTAACTCATTTTCAAATGAGAAGGAACATGGTACCAAGTTTAATGAGTACAATTGGAATGAGGAAATTAGTAACCGTGATCGGGAACTTGGAAG GCGTAAATACCTACTTCCAGCAGATTTTGCTGATGACTACCatttggaaattttgaaagaagcACTGTTGAGAGCTATACAAGACATTGATAAAACGTTTTCCAAG GAAGCACATAAAAATAATCTGGTTTCGGGTTCTACTGCTACTGTTATATTATTGGCAGATGCACAAATTTTGGTTGCAAACATTGGTGACTCGAAGACTTTTTTGTGCTCTGAAAAATTTCAGTCACCTGCTGAGGCTAAAG CTACCTTTTTACGGTTATACAAGCAAAAAAGATATAGTGGTGCCTCACGTGCAAGGGGCTATGGAAATTCTAAACCAGACTCATTTGATGGGCTGACACATTTTTATGCCAAAGAATTGACTAGGGATCACCATCCTGATAGAGAGGATGAAAGATCTAGGGTGGAGATTGCTGGGGGTCACGTTGTTGATTGGGGTGGTGTACCTCGAGTAAATGGTCAGTTGGCTATAAGCAGAGCAATTGGTGATGTGTCTTTTAAAAG CTATGGAGTTATATCTGCACCAGAAGTGACTGACTGGCAACCTTTGTCTACCAACGATAGCTATTTGGTGGTTTCATCTGATGGCATTTTTGAGAAGTTGAGCTCACAAGATGTTTGTGACTTGTTGTGGGAAATACACAATGATCGTATGTCAATTTCCGAGCATTCTCCTTCATGCTCATACTCATTGGCGGAATGCATCGTTAGTACGGCCTTTGAAAGAGGCAGTATGGATAACATGGCTGCTATTGTGGTTCCTTTAAGATCTGCTATTTCTTCTCAGAGGTTTCAGGAGGGGAGGTTTGTTGTGCAGAGGGACTCAAGTTTTCCCATATCTGGAATAGAAAAGCTTATTAAAGAGCACTCAG CCAATAGCTTCTCTTCCAATGCTGTGCAATTGGAGCATTCTCATCCAGTCATGTCCAAGTTCAAGAGACTATTA GTTGAAGGAAGACACAATAAGCTGGGATGTTTTTATCTGTCTGAGAATCTGGATGAATACAAGGATTATGTGTTGAGGACTCAAACTGATGAAGAAGAATATTTATGTGATCTACCCCACGCTCTTCCAGAGTCCCTCAATCAGCCATATG GTGGATCTTTAAATGTGTACAATGACCAAAGCTTGTGCTTTCATCTTGGAGCTAAAGATCAGTGCTTTCATCCTGAAGGCTTTGCTAGTTTTATTGGTTTGCTTGAATCAATTCCTTTCCACGATCCTGGTTCAGATTATCAACTATTTGAGCATCCACCACCTATATTGAG GTATGTGTTAAAGAAAAGGTTTGGTCAGGGTTCCTATGGCGAAGTATGGCTGGCTTTTCATGGGAACTGCCAGGAAGCTTTTACTCCAGTAGGAGAGAATATTTATGATTCGTGCAACTCATCTTTTGGAGATGCCAATGCCAGAAACGGTAGATACTCTTCAAATAGTTCTCAAGCCTATGCTCTGGAGGATAACGTGTTCATCATGAAACGTGTAATG GTTGAAAGAGGTGCTGGAGTCTATTTGAGTGGCTTACGGGAGAAATATTTTGgtgaaatatttttgaatgCTTCTACGCGACTTGAAGATGTGTTATCGACTGGAACATCAAACTTTGTCTTTGAAAAGTCACCATGGGGATCTAAAGACTTATTGGTAAAGGATGAATCCCTGAGTTATAAATTAGGGGAAACTAGGCAGTTTAAAAATGCTTTCCCGAATCAGTTTGGACCAAAGAGTGTTATGTATGAAGAAGGTTTAAACCATATTGTGAGATTTGTAGAATCTTTTGAATCCCGGTCTAACGAAATATGGCTTGTATTTCATTACGAAGGCATATCCCTCTCAAAGCTCATATATTCCATTGAAGATGCCGATGAGGAAaaagttgaacaaaaaaacCATGTTCAAATTTTACAACCTTCCAAGTGGTGGCATTGGTTGAAAACAACAGAAGCAGGACAAGAGGAAATGAAAAGTTTGATACGTCAGCTG ttgATGGCTCTCAAGTCCTGTCATGACCGCAATATCACTCACAGGGATATAAAACCTG AGAACATGGTGATATGCTTTGAAGATCAGGCTACTGGAAAATGCTTGAATGGAAGTCGAAGGGGGGATGAGAACTTCTCTACTAAAAt GCGCATTATTGACTTTGGTAGTGCTATTGATGAATTCACAGTCAAGCATCTATATGGGTCTGCTGGGCCTTCCAG AGTGGAACAAACTTATGATTACACACCTCCTGAAGCCTTGCTTAATTCAAGTTGGTATCAGGAGATGTCAAGTGCAACTTTGAA GTATGACATGTGGAGCGTTGGTGTAGTGATGCTAGAATTGATCTTAGGATCACCTAATGTTTTTCAGGTAGGTGATTTAACCCGAGTTCTTTTGGACCAGCATCTTGAGGGTTGGAATGAAGGCTTAAAGCAGCTAGCATACAA
- the LOC111795867 gene encoding uncharacterized protein LOC111795867 isoform X3, translated as MAFQKIELTQLYSILLWFTVYAITYCSSESSTCLMVYKEGGAPAVFQSPKCSLWKLSDYTFQSPNAPHCQIAMHQGRRKYQEDRTLCALDIRIPFPSRTGIMEVPVGIIAVFDGHNGAEASEMASKILLEYFVVHTYFLLDATYSGIFKRPINSFSNEKEHGTKFNEYNWNEEISNRDRELGRRKYLLPADFADDYHLEILKEALLRAIQDIDKTFSKEAHKNNLVSGSTATVILLADAQILVANIGDSKTFLCSEKFQSPAEAKATFLRLYKQKRYSGASRARGYGNSKPDSFDGLTHFYAKELTRDHHPDREDERSRVEIAGGHVVDWGGVPRVNGQLAISRAIGDVSFKSYGVISAPEVTDWQPLSTNDSYLVVSSDGIFEKLSSQDVCDLLWEIHNDRMSISEHSPSCSYSLAECIVSTAFERGSMDNMAAIVVPLRSAISSQRFQEGRFVVQRDSSFPISGIEKLIKEHSANSFSSNAVQLEHSHPVMSKFKRLLVEGRHNKLGCFYLSENLDEYKDYVLRTQTDEEEYLCDLPHALPESLNQPYGGSLNVYNDQSLCFHLGAKDQCFHPEGFASFIGLLESIPFHDPGSDYQLFEHPPPILRYVLKKRFGQGSYGEVWLAFHGNCQEAFTPVGENIYDSCNSSFGDANARNGRYSSNSSQAYALEDNVFIMKRVMVERGAGVYLSGLREKYFGEIFLNASTRLEDVLSTGTSNFVFEKSPWGSKDLLVKDESLSYKLGETRQFKNAFPNQFGPKSVMYEEGLNHIVRFVESFESRSNEIWLVFHYEGISLSKLIYSIEDADEEKVEQKNHVQILQPSKWWHWLKTTEAGQEEMKSLIRQLLMALKSCHDRNITHRDIKPENMVICFEDQATGKCLNGSRRGDENFSTKMRIIDFGSAIDEFTVKHLYGSAGPSRVEQTYDYTPPEALLNSSWYQEMSSATLKYDMWSVGVVMLELILGSPNVFQVGDLTRVLLDQHLEGWNEGLKQLAYNKEVHQHPGNALKKFLPTK; from the exons ATGGCTTTTCAGAAGATCGAACTAACCCAATTATATTCGATTCTTCTATGGTTTACTGTGTACGCGATAACGTACTGCTCTTCGGAATCGTCGACGTGCTTGATGGTGTACAAGGAAGGCGGCGCTCCCGCGGTATTTCAGTCCCCGAAATGTTCTCTCTGGAAGCTCTCTGACTACACTTTTCAATCTCCCAACGCCCCCCATTGTCAAATTGCAATGCATCAGGGTCGACGAAAGTATCAGGAGGATCGCACTCTCTGTGCTCTAGATATTCGAATTCCCTTCCCAA GTAGAACAGGTATTATGGAGGTCCCTGTGGGAATCATAGCAGTTTTTGATGGTCATAATGGAGCTGAAGCTAGTGAGATGGCTTCAAAGATATTGTTGGAGTATTTTGTGGTGCatacttattttcttcttgatGCCACTTATTCTGGAATTTTCAAGAGACCCATTAACTCATTTTCAAATGAGAAGGAACATGGTACCAAGTTTAATGAGTACAATTGGAATGAGGAAATTAGTAACCGTGATCGGGAACTTGGAAG GCGTAAATACCTACTTCCAGCAGATTTTGCTGATGACTACCatttggaaattttgaaagaagcACTGTTGAGAGCTATACAAGACATTGATAAAACGTTTTCCAAG GAAGCACATAAAAATAATCTGGTTTCGGGTTCTACTGCTACTGTTATATTATTGGCAGATGCACAAATTTTGGTTGCAAACATTGGTGACTCGAAGACTTTTTTGTGCTCTGAAAAATTTCAGTCACCTGCTGAGGCTAAAG CTACCTTTTTACGGTTATACAAGCAAAAAAGATATAGTGGTGCCTCACGTGCAAGGGGCTATGGAAATTCTAAACCAGACTCATTTGATGGGCTGACACATTTTTATGCCAAAGAATTGACTAGGGATCACCATCCTGATAGAGAGGATGAAAGATCTAGGGTGGAGATTGCTGGGGGTCACGTTGTTGATTGGGGTGGTGTACCTCGAGTAAATGGTCAGTTGGCTATAAGCAGAGCAATTGGTGATGTGTCTTTTAAAAG CTATGGAGTTATATCTGCACCAGAAGTGACTGACTGGCAACCTTTGTCTACCAACGATAGCTATTTGGTGGTTTCATCTGATGGCATTTTTGAGAAGTTGAGCTCACAAGATGTTTGTGACTTGTTGTGGGAAATACACAATGATCGTATGTCAATTTCCGAGCATTCTCCTTCATGCTCATACTCATTGGCGGAATGCATCGTTAGTACGGCCTTTGAAAGAGGCAGTATGGATAACATGGCTGCTATTGTGGTTCCTTTAAGATCTGCTATTTCTTCTCAGAGGTTTCAGGAGGGGAGGTTTGTTGTGCAGAGGGACTCAAGTTTTCCCATATCTGGAATAGAAAAGCTTATTAAAGAGCACTCAG CCAATAGCTTCTCTTCCAATGCTGTGCAATTGGAGCATTCTCATCCAGTCATGTCCAAGTTCAAGAGACTATTA GTTGAAGGAAGACACAATAAGCTGGGATGTTTTTATCTGTCTGAGAATCTGGATGAATACAAGGATTATGTGTTGAGGACTCAAACTGATGAAGAAGAATATTTATGTGATCTACCCCACGCTCTTCCAGAGTCCCTCAATCAGCCATATG GTGGATCTTTAAATGTGTACAATGACCAAAGCTTGTGCTTTCATCTTGGAGCTAAAGATCAGTGCTTTCATCCTGAAGGCTTTGCTAGTTTTATTGGTTTGCTTGAATCAATTCCTTTCCACGATCCTGGTTCAGATTATCAACTATTTGAGCATCCACCACCTATATTGAG GTATGTGTTAAAGAAAAGGTTTGGTCAGGGTTCCTATGGCGAAGTATGGCTGGCTTTTCATGGGAACTGCCAGGAAGCTTTTACTCCAGTAGGAGAGAATATTTATGATTCGTGCAACTCATCTTTTGGAGATGCCAATGCCAGAAACGGTAGATACTCTTCAAATAGTTCTCAAGCCTATGCTCTGGAGGATAACGTGTTCATCATGAAACGTGTAATG GTTGAAAGAGGTGCTGGAGTCTATTTGAGTGGCTTACGGGAGAAATATTTTGgtgaaatatttttgaatgCTTCTACGCGACTTGAAGATGTGTTATCGACTGGAACATCAAACTTTGTCTTTGAAAAGTCACCATGGGGATCTAAAGACTTATTGGTAAAGGATGAATCCCTGAGTTATAAATTAGGGGAAACTAGGCAGTTTAAAAATGCTTTCCCGAATCAGTTTGGACCAAAGAGTGTTATGTATGAAGAAGGTTTAAACCATATTGTGAGATTTGTAGAATCTTTTGAATCCCGGTCTAACGAAATATGGCTTGTATTTCATTACGAAGGCATATCCCTCTCAAAGCTCATATATTCCATTGAAGATGCCGATGAGGAAaaagttgaacaaaaaaacCATGTTCAAATTTTACAACCTTCCAAGTGGTGGCATTGGTTGAAAACAACAGAAGCAGGACAAGAGGAAATGAAAAGTTTGATACGTCAGCTG ttgATGGCTCTCAAGTCCTGTCATGACCGCAATATCACTCACAGGGATATAAAACCTG AGAACATGGTGATATGCTTTGAAGATCAGGCTACTGGAAAATGCTTGAATGGAAGTCGAAGGGGGGATGAGAACTTCTCTACTAAAAt GCGCATTATTGACTTTGGTAGTGCTATTGATGAATTCACAGTCAAGCATCTATATGGGTCTGCTGGGCCTTCCAG AGTGGAACAAACTTATGATTACACACCTCCTGAAGCCTTGCTTAATTCAAGTTGGTATCAGGAGATGTCAAGTGCAACTTTGAA GTATGACATGTGGAGCGTTGGTGTAGTGATGCTAGAATTGATCTTAGGATCACCTAATGTTTTTCAGGTAGGTGATTTAACCCGAGTTCTTTTGGACCAGCATCTTGAGGGTTGGAATGAAGGCTTAAAGCAGCTAGCATACAA
- the LOC111795867 gene encoding uncharacterized protein LOC111795867 isoform X2, whose product MAFQKIELTQLYSILLWFTVYAITYCSSESSTCLMVYKEGGAPAVFQSPKCSLWKLSDYTFQSPNAPHCQIAMHQGRRKYQEDRTLCALDIRIPFPSRTGIMEVPVGIIAVFDGHNGAEASEMASKILLEYFVVHTYFLLDATYSGIFKRPINSFSNEKEHGTKFNEYNWNEEISNRDRELGRRKYLLPADFADDYHLEILKEALLRAIQDIDKTFSKEAHKNNLVSGSTATVILLADAQILVANIGDSKTFLCSEKFQSPAEAKATFLRLYKQKRYSGASRARGYGNSKPDSFDGLTHFYAKELTRDHHPDREDERSRVEIAGGHVVDWGGVPRVNGQLAISRAIGDVSFKSYGVISAPEVTDWQPLSTNDSYLVVSSDGIFEKLSSQDVCDLLWEIHNDRMSISEHSPSCSYSLAECIVSTAFERGSMDNMAAIVVPLRSAISSQRFQEGRFVVQRDSSFPISGIEKLIKEHSANSFSSNAVQLEHSHPVMSKFKRLLVEGRHNKLGCFYLSENLDEYKDYVLRTQTDEEEYLCDLPHALPESLNQPYGGSLNVYNDQSLCFHLGAKDQCFHPEGFASFIGLLESIPFHDPGSDYQLFEHPPPILRYVLKKRFGQGSYGEVWLAFHGNCQEAFTPVGENIYDSCNSSFGDANARNGRYSSNSSQAYALEDNVFIMKRVERGAGVYLSGLREKYFGEIFLNASTRLEDVLSTGTSNFVFEKSPWGSKDLLVKDESLSYKLGETRQFKNAFPNQFGPKSVMYEEGLNHIVRFVESFESRSNEIWLVFHYEGISLSKLIYSIEDADEEKVEQKNHVQILQPSKWWHWLKTTEAGQEEMKSLIRQLLMALKSCHDRNITHRDIKPENMVICFEDQATGKCLNGSRRGDENFSTKMRIIDFGSAIDEFTVKHLYGSAGPSRVEQTYDYTPPEALLNSSWYQEMSSATLKYDMWSVGVVMLELILGSPNVFQVGDLTRVLLDQHLEGWNEGLKQLAYKLRSFMELCILIPGSPSKSYKKNVHQGGSPASWKCSEEVFAHQIKSRDPLKLGFPNVWALRLVRNLLQWNPEDRLNVDDALRHPYFLPFPK is encoded by the exons ATGGCTTTTCAGAAGATCGAACTAACCCAATTATATTCGATTCTTCTATGGTTTACTGTGTACGCGATAACGTACTGCTCTTCGGAATCGTCGACGTGCTTGATGGTGTACAAGGAAGGCGGCGCTCCCGCGGTATTTCAGTCCCCGAAATGTTCTCTCTGGAAGCTCTCTGACTACACTTTTCAATCTCCCAACGCCCCCCATTGTCAAATTGCAATGCATCAGGGTCGACGAAAGTATCAGGAGGATCGCACTCTCTGTGCTCTAGATATTCGAATTCCCTTCCCAA GTAGAACAGGTATTATGGAGGTCCCTGTGGGAATCATAGCAGTTTTTGATGGTCATAATGGAGCTGAAGCTAGTGAGATGGCTTCAAAGATATTGTTGGAGTATTTTGTGGTGCatacttattttcttcttgatGCCACTTATTCTGGAATTTTCAAGAGACCCATTAACTCATTTTCAAATGAGAAGGAACATGGTACCAAGTTTAATGAGTACAATTGGAATGAGGAAATTAGTAACCGTGATCGGGAACTTGGAAG GCGTAAATACCTACTTCCAGCAGATTTTGCTGATGACTACCatttggaaattttgaaagaagcACTGTTGAGAGCTATACAAGACATTGATAAAACGTTTTCCAAG GAAGCACATAAAAATAATCTGGTTTCGGGTTCTACTGCTACTGTTATATTATTGGCAGATGCACAAATTTTGGTTGCAAACATTGGTGACTCGAAGACTTTTTTGTGCTCTGAAAAATTTCAGTCACCTGCTGAGGCTAAAG CTACCTTTTTACGGTTATACAAGCAAAAAAGATATAGTGGTGCCTCACGTGCAAGGGGCTATGGAAATTCTAAACCAGACTCATTTGATGGGCTGACACATTTTTATGCCAAAGAATTGACTAGGGATCACCATCCTGATAGAGAGGATGAAAGATCTAGGGTGGAGATTGCTGGGGGTCACGTTGTTGATTGGGGTGGTGTACCTCGAGTAAATGGTCAGTTGGCTATAAGCAGAGCAATTGGTGATGTGTCTTTTAAAAG CTATGGAGTTATATCTGCACCAGAAGTGACTGACTGGCAACCTTTGTCTACCAACGATAGCTATTTGGTGGTTTCATCTGATGGCATTTTTGAGAAGTTGAGCTCACAAGATGTTTGTGACTTGTTGTGGGAAATACACAATGATCGTATGTCAATTTCCGAGCATTCTCCTTCATGCTCATACTCATTGGCGGAATGCATCGTTAGTACGGCCTTTGAAAGAGGCAGTATGGATAACATGGCTGCTATTGTGGTTCCTTTAAGATCTGCTATTTCTTCTCAGAGGTTTCAGGAGGGGAGGTTTGTTGTGCAGAGGGACTCAAGTTTTCCCATATCTGGAATAGAAAAGCTTATTAAAGAGCACTCAG CCAATAGCTTCTCTTCCAATGCTGTGCAATTGGAGCATTCTCATCCAGTCATGTCCAAGTTCAAGAGACTATTA GTTGAAGGAAGACACAATAAGCTGGGATGTTTTTATCTGTCTGAGAATCTGGATGAATACAAGGATTATGTGTTGAGGACTCAAACTGATGAAGAAGAATATTTATGTGATCTACCCCACGCTCTTCCAGAGTCCCTCAATCAGCCATATG GTGGATCTTTAAATGTGTACAATGACCAAAGCTTGTGCTTTCATCTTGGAGCTAAAGATCAGTGCTTTCATCCTGAAGGCTTTGCTAGTTTTATTGGTTTGCTTGAATCAATTCCTTTCCACGATCCTGGTTCAGATTATCAACTATTTGAGCATCCACCACCTATATTGAG GTATGTGTTAAAGAAAAGGTTTGGTCAGGGTTCCTATGGCGAAGTATGGCTGGCTTTTCATGGGAACTGCCAGGAAGCTTTTACTCCAGTAGGAGAGAATATTTATGATTCGTGCAACTCATCTTTTGGAGATGCCAATGCCAGAAACGGTAGATACTCTTCAAATAGTTCTCAAGCCTATGCTCTGGAGGATAACGTGTTCATCATGAAACGT GTTGAAAGAGGTGCTGGAGTCTATTTGAGTGGCTTACGGGAGAAATATTTTGgtgaaatatttttgaatgCTTCTACGCGACTTGAAGATGTGTTATCGACTGGAACATCAAACTTTGTCTTTGAAAAGTCACCATGGGGATCTAAAGACTTATTGGTAAAGGATGAATCCCTGAGTTATAAATTAGGGGAAACTAGGCAGTTTAAAAATGCTTTCCCGAATCAGTTTGGACCAAAGAGTGTTATGTATGAAGAAGGTTTAAACCATATTGTGAGATTTGTAGAATCTTTTGAATCCCGGTCTAACGAAATATGGCTTGTATTTCATTACGAAGGCATATCCCTCTCAAAGCTCATATATTCCATTGAAGATGCCGATGAGGAAaaagttgaacaaaaaaacCATGTTCAAATTTTACAACCTTCCAAGTGGTGGCATTGGTTGAAAACAACAGAAGCAGGACAAGAGGAAATGAAAAGTTTGATACGTCAGCTG ttgATGGCTCTCAAGTCCTGTCATGACCGCAATATCACTCACAGGGATATAAAACCTG AGAACATGGTGATATGCTTTGAAGATCAGGCTACTGGAAAATGCTTGAATGGAAGTCGAAGGGGGGATGAGAACTTCTCTACTAAAAt GCGCATTATTGACTTTGGTAGTGCTATTGATGAATTCACAGTCAAGCATCTATATGGGTCTGCTGGGCCTTCCAG AGTGGAACAAACTTATGATTACACACCTCCTGAAGCCTTGCTTAATTCAAGTTGGTATCAGGAGATGTCAAGTGCAACTTTGAA GTATGACATGTGGAGCGTTGGTGTAGTGATGCTAGAATTGATCTTAGGATCACCTAATGTTTTTCAGGTAGGTGATTTAACCCGAGTTCTTTTGGACCAGCATCTTGAGGGTTGGAATGAAGGCTTAAAGCAGCTAGCATACAA